TAACTCCTCCCCATCAAGGATATGTCAAAGATCCTCAATTCATAGACTTTTTTGGGCTTGAAAATCCTTGATAAATTCGCTTTCGTACTTTCTTTTTATGAGTGTGTTTGTGtgttgttttaataattaaatgagCACATCAGGAAGTGCCACCCTGTTTGAATTTGTGTTTTGAGTCAGTCTGTCGTTGATTTGGGTCTGTTCGAGTTAATAAAACTGTTTCCTTTTCCCTATTTCTGTCTTGGCTCTATCTGGGTTTTACTACTTTCATGTAAGCAATATTTGCTTGATTTCCCATGTTGTAAGATGCTACATTCTCACAGGCCTGCGGAGACCGATTAATGACACTAGTAAGCGGGATCGAACCAGATTTCGATGTACCCTGTCAGCTGTTCTTTAACTGGTCCATTTGTATCGACCACACCGGCTAGTCCATCCGTTGAGAGGCATTTGTGACATAATAATTCCTAGGAAAATATAATTTGGTATCGGAAATTTCTTTGACAAAGACAAGATTGTTGTCAAATGAGGCCGTGGGCCAAAATAATGCTGCAACATTCATTAACTCAACTCGAAGTTATAATCGGAACACAAAAATACTACAATTTTGACTTCTCCAATTCAAGAATTCACTTTCATCAAATCCAAGAAAATCAAACGTATCTATGATGTGAACACCGACATGCTGAAAATATTGCATATAAATTAGGAATCAAAAAATAAAGTGAAACAACAGAATTTGTCATAActtaataaaacaaatattaattttgctGGGACATCTTGTGAACAATACATGAATGATATGGAACAGTTAGATCAAATGGCGCCATAGGTCTCAGTTGCATTTCATCTGTTGAAACATAGTTCCAAGACCGATCCTGGACTAGTTCCGATCACGATTCTTACGGACCCGATTAAGATGGTTCCGAATCCATTTTGAAGTACCTCAATCCGATTCAGTGTCAGAGGTCATGTACTGATTAACTTCTAATTAATTTGGTGAATCGCAGttaaaattacaattatatcatcgtaatataattttatttatgatttttttaaaattttattaaaataatatttatttttaaatctttgaatcatatgtttttttttaaatatttttcagttcAATCCAAACttcatcaatatatttaatttttaaaagattaaacACAACGCGTGCAAATAATACTAATATAAATGAAATTTCAAACTAAAGAAATATTGATTTTCCAAATCTTCATTTTATCAATCTcaacaaaatatttcaaaaatccaCTCAATATCTAATTTTTCAAATATCTTGCAATATGTTCAAAAATCTCCAAGAAATAAATAtgcacaatattttcaaaatctccAGGAAATAAATacgcaaaatattttcaaaatcacaTAAATATTCTTTAAATCTATTCAAACTTgtccaaaaataattttattgaaaaatttgcgaccaaatattttcaatttttcttatttcaaataaatcacaaaaaataaagcaaaataaaaaacttttaaaaaaatattgtccaACATAGTACGCAAACAATGTGTTTTTCTTATCATCACACTATTATTGTGGTGTATCACAAAAACTCCTGTgaaacggtttcacgggtcaattttgtgaaacatatattctatatgtgtcatccacgaaaaaatattactttttatgtcgtatatattaatttttattgtagatATGGACATGAGtaatccgtctcacgaataaagatccgtgagaccgtcttatgaaagacctactcgTGGTGTATTACCGTGACTATACTTTTTATATCTCACAATTTTTTCCCATGCAAAATTATGAATAGGGGTAAAGAATTTGAATGGTCAAGATGAATAAAATCGTCTTGCTGCAAATTAGGGCTTAGAGTGAAGTCATACGATGTTGGATCTCTGGACCTATGTGTTTAATTGAGATGTTTTGTACATTTTCTCACTAATGTCGtggtttatttatatatttatttaacgCTACCTATGTCCTATCCGGTAAAACCTCGGGTCAATGCCTGCAAACCACCTAGTCAGTTAAACTACACTGGCAAACTATGTGCGACAGGCTTACCCAAGAAAGTATTGGTAAGGAGAATCGAATTCCTGAACAATGGTTAATCATCCACCTCCTCTACCAACTCGGACACCCTCCCAGGGACAATGTtgtagtttattttattttgatgttttgATTCTCCTCCTGGCATGATTGTGTTTGAGTATCTTCGTAACTAATTTAAACTACAAAAGCTGCATAATCTATATCAGAAGTTTGTATCAATGACCTGCTTTCAACTCCCCACCCATTGATCTAGGTGTTTGTATTGTATTACGATACCCGTTATCGACGTTGTTCCGGGTGTTTTCCTATATTTTTTTGGTGGCTCATGTATAAGGGATTTTTGCCTGATTAATCCTAGGGGAAGAATGATATCCCTGTAGGTTAATTTGTCTCCCATATAAATTCGAATTCGGTCATAGTCTATGCTTTTGGAACTGACtctcatttaatttttatcacTCGCTAAGATTTGAACTCGTGACCCTTACGTTATCCTTCAAATGCTTTATCCGTGTTTTCTCTTATGTTTAACGTTGTCATTCTTGAATTTCGATGTTTGTTTTTAATGTTTCTTTTACCTGCCTTTCagagaaaataaatgaaaataatattcattgAGAATTAgatcttgaaaatataaaataaccaCGTTGGTGTTACGTGTTTTTTGTATTTACTTTTCAtgtgttaaaattattttaattataatttttttgttaaggGATCCAACCCTTTTAAGCATGCATTCGATATCACTTTGCAATATTGACACACCATTTGGCTTATCGATTGGCTCTTTGTTGCAAAACCCTCGAGGATGCTTTGGCAAGCTTATTTTTCTTATCGGACTCGAGGAAAAAAACATTGAAATCCCATTATAAAAAGTTTATGACACGAAACCAGATATATTGAAAACAACACTTATTTTATATTCACATGATATATCCGATTTGTAGGCATAGTTGAATATTGCAACCACTTCGAATTGAATGTTAAAGAGAAGACACAAATATACAATTGAGGGTATTCGAGTAACAGTGTCCTTCGAACAACTCCCAAGAAACATGTCCTAAAAGGTTTCATTAAGCCTCTCTTAATCTCGCTTAATCTTGAAGCTTCATTAAAATGTTTCGCTTTGGCCAAGAGCGATCAAATATAGATTGACCATATTAAGTGTCATTCAATAAGCTTAAAtgcgattttttaaaaaatgaaattgatGAATAAGAAGAAGATGAAACACAAATTAGTGATTTTATTAGTAAGTGATACTAGCAATATACAACCATActtaataatgattaaatataaCTTTTTTAAAGCAAGATGGATGGACAAGTGTCACGTCCCGGGTCCGGGCTTGCATGACTGCACAATAGGCTCCTATAACAACTATTTCGTATTCGTCTTCGCTTTacgaaaatatgaaaatgattaacccaagttgctatagaagtccattgtaaccaattaaaaactcattttaaatctttaatttttaagatgtgggactagaggtatcacaatcacccctccttcatAATGCGACGTCCTCATCGCGGCCTGACCACTCGATCCACCAGTGCCGAGAATCTAAAGATGGCTCCCAcccacgtagcactttgccccgcatagcacttatttctcgGTGTTCCATGCcagtgaccggctctgataccattctatCATGCTCCGGATCCGGCCTGCATGACTGCACAATGAGCACCTATAGCAAGTACTTCGTATTCATcatcgttttacgaaaatgattaactcaagttgttatagaagtccattatagcccattataaattcattttaaatatttaatttttaagatgtgagaCTAGAGGTATCACGTCACATAAATTGTATGATCCAAACACCAAAGTTCCCATTACCTTGCGACAAAATTTGTACAAACTAGGAATCAATTCAAATTCTAAGGATTAAAATAGAGTCTGGCCAACGAGATCCAGACTACGAGCAAATTTTTGAAGTTTATTATATATGCATATGATATGACTTGTAACCGACattatgtaataaaaaataatttgagtcACCATTTGGCTTACTGATTATCTGTATGTCAGAAAAATCCTGTACGGTCCGATTTTATGTTGTATCAGGAGATCTTTTAAAGATAGACGAGAGTCATTGGGTCCATCTATGTTTCTTAATATGATTGTCTATCCAATGATCTACCTCTAAATAGGACAGAGAATAACATAGGATCATGTTAAACTTTTTTCTGTGTTTCAATAATTTGTTCACTTCAACGAAAGAGAAAATATACAAGCAttgtaattttatataaattaaaaaagataCACCAATAATTATCCTATCATCTTTGAAAACTTaatgaacaaaactcaaaattaaaattttcattgttATTGTTGCTCTTATTAATATTATCTTGTAAGAATACTTCCACGCATGTAAATCACAAATTAAGGGGAAAAAATCAGACCCAATAGAATTAAAACTAAATATCCTATAATTAAGTTAGCTGGGTTATATATTAATGGTGGATAAttgatgtaataaaaataataacaataacagAATAACTATTGTATATAACTACCTCAATCCAGTATTTtcactaatttatttaaatttaatatcttATCTCCAGGATTTTTAAGTTGATTAATTNATCCTAATCCTAATAGGATTCTTTGTTCTGtaaattgttatatatatgcGATGCTTTGTTCTAAACACCGCAACTTTGATCATCTTCTCCTAACTTTGATCTTCTCCTCCTCTTCCCCGACTGAATCATTAAACTTTTCCTTAAAAAAGCAATACAATTCTCGATGGCGCCACCAGTTTTCGTGGATGAGAAGGGCGGAGATTCCTTTCCGGCAAAGTTGACTAAGCAAGTCGTCGTTTGTTCCATCATAGCAGCCTTTGGAGGTCTCATGTTTGGCTATGATATCGGTATATCAGGTGCGGCATCACGATTTTACATAATTGTTTTAATGCAAATTTGTTCTTTGTTGAAGAAATCGAATCAAGATCACAAATCCCACATAGAATTTTAGTTCATGAATCCAACTTCAAGAAACGGACTGATCAAACATATGATGTTTACAAGATTCCTTTTCTTGTTCTGATTTTCTTCAAGACCCCGAAACTATATATTATGATTAATCTTGCAAtctttatattttctttaaaatcttgagataatattttcataaacaaatttatatgtaaataatatatgataacacatgaatcaatttCATGCAGGAGGAGTAACATCTATGGATAGTTTCTTGCTGAAATTCTTCCCCGTGGTGTACGAAAAGAAGCACAGAGCGAAAGAAGATAACTACTGCAAATATGACAATCAGATGCTCCAACTATTCACATCGTCTCTGTACTTAGCAGCGGTGGTGTGCAGCTTCTTCGCGTCGTTTTGCTGCAAGAAGTTCGGGCGGAAGCGCACCATGCAGATGGCGGCGACCTTCTTTTTCGTTGGAGTCATCCTCAACGCCGTCGCAGTCAATCTCCCTATGCTCATCGTCGGTCGCCTTTGTCTAGGTGCCGGAGTTGGGTTTGGAAATCAGGTATAATAttcttatatatttaaaattagcgacaataATTTTTCgtccaatttattttaaaaattgtggcaataaaatataaattaatatttgttgtATCTATTCCTATATATTGAACgtgacaatattttttttatataattattctCTCTATTCTTCTTCGACATCATGTTAATTAAGTTTATCTGTctctttttataatatttatcaaatataatttGTTGCTAGCTACTAAATATTTAGATCTTAAATTTAAttctctttattattattattattattattattttctccaTCCCTTGGCCGACTTGAATTAGAAGTAATTAATTGTCTTGGATTTGATAAAcacttgaatttttattttattttttcacttttttttgtattttttttaaattttaaaaaaatatccttttgtttaatttgttgaaataattagatattgagaatatttataaattttgaaatgcaGGCAGTGCCACTATTTATATCAGAAATTGCACCAGCAAGGTACAGAGGAGGCCTAAACATATGCTTCCAAATGCTGATCACAGTAGGCATTTTGATAGCAAATCTAGTCAACTATTTTACATCCAAAATGCTCACTTATGGCTGGAGGATATCACTTGGTGGTGCTGCATTCCCGGCCATTTTCCTCGGCTTAGGATCCCTTCTGATCGTCGAGACACCCACGAGCCTGATCGAGCGTGGCCACACGGATGAGGGTTTAAGGGTACTAAAGAAAATCCGAGGCGTAGAAGACGTGCAAGAAGAGTATACTGCAATCTTTCGTGCCACAGAGGCTGCGAAAAAGATCGAGAACCCTTTTAAAAACTTGTTTAAAAGATCCAGTATTCCTCAACTTTTCTGTGGAACGATACTGCAAGTTTTCCAGCAGTTTACCGGGATCAATGTGATCATGTTTTATGCCCCTGTGTTGTTTCAAACTATTGGGCTCGGGTCAGATGCTTCGTTACTATCAGCTGTGGTTACAGGTTCTGTGAATTCGGGCTCCACTTTGGTTGCAATATTCGGTGTCGATAGGTTTGGAAGAAGGGCCCTACTCATCGAGGCTGCAATCCAAATGCTTGTTTCTCAGGTATATACTCAAGATTGTAACATCATAAATCTATAATAATAACTATACTAAGAATGAGATTCTTACATGCCTTTTTATGCAGTGTATCACAGGAGTGATTCTCGCCAGCCAATTGGGCTCAACAAATGCTATATCCAAACTATACGCGTACATAGTAATGGCCTTGATCTGTGTCTTTGTCTCGGGTTTCGCCTGGTCGTGGGGTCCCCTCGGCTGGTTGATCCCGAGTGAGATATTCCCGTTGGAGACACGGACTGCAGGCTTTTTCTTTGCAGTCAGCACGAACATGATCTGCACATTCATAATTGCTCAAGCTTTCTTGACGATGCTTTGCCATATGAGGTCGggtatcttcttctttttcgcTGCCTGGATCGTTGTTATGGGATGTTTCGCCAAATTCTTGTTACCTGAAACCAAAGGAGTTCCCATAGATGAGATGAACGAGAGAGTCTGGAAAAAACACTGGTTCTGGCATAGGTTCTTCACGGATGAAGAAGGTGACCAATCTTGTGCGGAGAAAGAGCTCAAATTACAAGTTACCAAAGACGAAGTTTGATTTAGTTCattttttgtttggtttttggtTGTTTACTTCTTAGGATTAATGTTTAGATTTTTTGTTTGGCTTGGATGTTTTAGTTCTTATGActgatatttagattttttcttAGGATTGGAGTTTATATTTTGCTTTATTACGCTGGATCTCTCCCTTAGTTTGATTATTCCAATTAAATACTAAATAGTTTTTCGTTTGCTCTTTCTTTACATCAGCTTCAATAACCGATTACTTGGATCATTTCAAACTTTTCATAATATTTGGTGTAATATCTTCTACTGTCCAACTTTTGCATTTAGTGAGCTGAGAAGGTTATCGAAACACGGTGTGTGCACGACGAGAGGCAAAGTAAACTACCCCATAACTAGTAGCTAATTGTAAAAGATATCAAATACTATTCCATAGATTTTTTCATGAATGCCTGCATCAAAGAATGCAGCAAAAGAAGCTACATTGTATCGAAGATTATTTTACCTATTATATACATTTGGACGTCAATTTATCATGGAAAATCAGGAGGGTAGTCCTGCTGATACTTTTCCACCGTCTCTCTAAGCGATTTTTCTTAGTAACAGAGGTTGGTAGGTGAAACATCATACTATACACATCTgagaaaatttcttttaaagCTTGTCACGCCTCAGGGACGGGGTTGGTCGACACCAGCGTTGCTATACATTTTGTTAATTTATATATACTATTAATGTGGTTTTTTAATCAACGATTACATTCTATATTTCATTATCAAATTCATAATCCCCACATTTTAGCCAACTctataaattgaaatttttaatcTTAAGATTGTTAACAAATCAAGAGACGGCTGATCTCTTATTTCCTAAATTAAAGAAGTTGAGATACATTCTACTTATACTACTCGTCATCTCGCTCTCGACAATTTTCCTTCAAGCACAATCCTtggaaagcaaaaaaaaaaaaagaaaaaaagtatcTTAACGACCAAGTACGAGGTTTTCATATTTagcaatctccctcccaatactCCGATGCTGTCCATGAAATGTTGGTCTAGAGACGACGATCTCGGAACCCATACACTTGCTTCGGGCCAGAATTTCAACTTCCATTTTTGCGAGAATTTCTTCTTGCGTAGCTTGTTCAAGTGTCATCTGTGGTGGAGAGGGAAGGACAAAACTCTCGAGGTGTATAATTCGCATTGGATCGATTCGCCATGCGATATGACTGGTCAATGTTTCTGGTTTGTAAAGGAAGATGGTATTTATTTCTCGGACAGGAACCCTCCCAAGAGACTAGAGAAACGTATGGATTGGTAACAAATCCAACGTAATATGTCTTGTTTTCTGTTGGTAATATGGCAAAATAAGTCCGAGTCTTGTTTGAGTTAGCCAGCCTTGGGTTTTCAGCcattatcaataattattatctGATGTTCACTTTTGAATTCCACTTAATACACcgttcaaatatattaaattatagcTCTACTATTTTTATAATACCAAGTATTATTATTGTTTGTggttaatcaaataataatatggGAAAGCTACATTTTTAGTCATGTAATTTGTCGCGATTTTGGTCttctatgttatcaaatttaatttcagttttaatctcGCATCTTCAAAATTTTGGCATCtttagttcttttttttttaatcgggAATGCTATTATGACACTACACAAGACAATATCACATCAGCGCTGCATTGATGTCACATCAGTTTTATGTcggaaaaaatgactaaaatttccAAAAAGACAAATACAAAGAAATAAAACTGAAATCTGAAAATGTAGAGGACCAGAAACATAAAGAAACAAAcatatcagaaaaaaaaaaacaattttcgcTAATAATATTGGGATAATTTCATTTTATCTTTCTTGAGGTTTGTtataaatacaaaaagaaataatccaactatatttaaatattatatatgctTCCGTTGAGGTTTgtaaaaaacaacaaataaatcTGATTACTTCTAAAATTACCAGCATCCCCTCGAATTTGTATTTTCCTAAATAACCTTAATTGGTTGAATTGTGGATATTTTTCTACAAATGATCCAACTTTTGCCAGTAATTTATGTAATGTTATATAACTTTGGCGGACGTCGATGTATAATTTTACTGAACataattttacgttttcagtttatttgaaaaaaaaatctatcgTCATCGAGCGATTTCGAGACATTcgaaaatgtataattttagTTTGAATTTATACTTTATTTCTTCCGATTATCCTTCTCCAAGCTTTATCGCCGGACAagatattcaaatatattttcacaatttctGCCAAtatcaatcatataattaattcaGCCTTAACTTTCCATTTAACACATAATTTAGTATCATTTCATacttcttcctttttttttgttaagacgtgtgatttaattttaaagtgctattattttttagatgaatgataaaatatgttattacaTGTATTTTTGCAAATGTAGGAACAAAAATCCAATGTGAAATCATATTCGTTCGTGATAGATTGAATGTCCCTGTTGAAGGTAAAACACTTACTTGATACACATAAGAATTTGAAAATGACATCCGATTTCTCGATTTCAAATCTTCCAAAATAATGATTAATTTTTCAAAGAAGAAGAATANAATAAAAATTACGAAATATCATTAATAGTCAAAATTTAAGAATTAAAAAACTAACAACCCAATATattcttaaatataaaaaaaaatcccaaattaGAAAATCATCACCAAATTGCATAATCAATTAATGCAATatctattttcaaaaaataattaatgcaATATTTCATGCAATTTATTGGCTAATATAATAGattcacaaaatttataaattattttatttcatcaaaATTTAGTTGAAACAATGTTTCAATAGGTTGTTCACTTCAATGAAAGAGagagataaataaaaatataaaagcattttattaaattaaaatatcctatcatctttcaaaacttaataaacaaaactcaaaattaaaattttcattattattgttgttattattaatattatcttGTAAGAATAAGTCCACGCATGTAAATAACAAATTAAGGGGAACAAATCAGACCCAAAAGAATTAAAACTAAATCTCCTATAATTAAGTTAGCTGGGTTATATATTGTTGAATAAttgatgtaataaaaataataacaataacagAATAATTATTGTATATAACTATCTCAATCCAGTATTTtcactaatttatttaaatttaatatcttAGCTCCAGAATTTTTAAGTTGATTAATTATATAACATtatctaaatttaaattttataatgagTTAGTACTCAAtcatattactattattatttgttaatttatatatatattatcaaagAAGAGGTCCATATAATAACTAATTTTACTAAATTCGTGCtctaaaacataaatatttttcttatttattttttattaaatatattattttaaagaatcctatattaaatatattattttaaagaatCCTAATCCTAATAGGATTCTTTGTTCTGTACgttgttatatatatacacacatatatgcgATGCTTTGTTCTAAACACCGCAACTTTAATTTGATCATCTTCTCCTCTTCCCCGACTGAATCGTTAAACTTTTCCGTAAGAAAGCAATACAATTCTCGATGGCGCCACCAGTTTTCGTGGATGAGAAGGGCGGAGATTCCTTTCCGGCAAAGTTGACTAAGCAAGTCGTCGTTTGTTCCATCATAGCAGCCTTTGGAGGTCTCATGTTTGGTTATGATATCGGTATATCAGGTGCGG
This window of the Primulina huaijiensis isolate GDHJ02 chromosome 3, ASM1229523v2, whole genome shotgun sequence genome carries:
- the LOC140972343 gene encoding sugar transport protein 8-like, with translation MAPPVFVDEKGGDSFPAKLTKQVVVCSIIAAFGGLMFGYDIGISGGVTSMDSFLLKFFPVVYEKKHRAKEDNYCKYDNQMLQLFTSSLYLAAVVCSFFASFCCKKFGRKRTMQMAATFFFVGVILNAVAVNLPMLIVGRLCLGAGVGFGNQAVPLFISEIAPARYRGGLNICFQMLITVGILIANLVNYFTSKMLTYGWRISLGGAAFPAIFLGLGSLLIVETPTSLIERGHTDEGLRVLKKIRGVEDVQEEYTAIFRATEAAKKIENPFKNLFKRSSIPQLFCGTILQVFQQFTGINVIMFYAPVLFQTIGLGSDASLLSAVVTGSVNSGSTLVAIFGVDRFGRRALLIEAAIQMLVSQCITGVILASQLGSTNAISKLYAYIVMALICVFVSGFAWSWGPLGWLIPSEIFPLETRTAGFFFAVSTNMICTFIIAQAFLTMLCHMRSGIFFFFAAWIVVMGCFAKFLLPETKGVPIDEMNERVWKKHWFWHRFFTDEEGDQSCAEKELKLQVTKDEV